The following is a genomic window from Mycobacterium parmense.
AATAGATGGAGGAGACGTCTGTGACGTACACGATCGCCGAACCCTGCGTCGACATCAAGGACAAGGCGTGTATCGAGGAATGCCCGGTCGACTGCATCTACGAGGGCGCTCGGATGATGTACATCCACCCCGACGAATGCGTCGACTGCGGCGCCTGCGAGCCGGTCTGCCCCGTCGAAGCGATCTACTACGAAGACGATGTGCCCGACCAGTGGAGCCAGTACACCCAGATCAACGCCGACTTCTTCGCCGAACTGGGGTCGCCGGGCGGCGCCGCCAAGGTCGGCCTCACCGAAAACGACCCGCAGGTGGTCAAAGACCTGCCGCCGCAGGGCGAAGGCGACTGAGCGGGCCGTTGCTCCGTAGGCGTCCCGCGGGGGCGGCCCGTGTCTCGGCGTCCCTGCCGGAGTTTCCGTGGGACACCTTGGCCGAGGCCAAGACGCTGGCCGCCGCCCACCGGGACGGGATCGTCGATCTGTCCGTCGGCACCCCGGTGGACCCGGTCGCGCCGCTGATCCAACAGGCCCTGGCGTCCGCCGGGTCCGAGTCGGGCTACCCCGCCACCGCCGGCACCCCGCGCCTGCGCGAATCGGCCGTGGCCTCGCTGCAGCGCCGCTTCGGCATCACGGGGCTCGGTCAGGCGGCCGTTCTGCCGGTGATCGGCAGCAAGGAGCTCATCGCCTGGCTGCCGACGCTGCTCGGCCTGGGGAGCGCCGACGTGGTCGTGGTGCCCGAACTGGCGTATCCGACCTACGACGTCGGCGCCCGGCTGGCCGGGGCGCGGGTGTTGCGCGCGGACTCGCTGACCCAGCTGGGCCCGCAAGCCCCGGCGCTGCTGTACCTGAACTCGCCGAGCAACCCGACCGGGCGGGTACTGGGCGTCGACCACCTGCGCAAAGTGGTGCGGTGGGCGCGCGACAGGGGCTGCGTGGTGGCGTCCGACGAGTGCTACCTGGGGCTGGGCTGGGAAGCGCAGCCGCTGTCGGTCCTGCATCCCTCGGTCTGCGACGGTGACCATACCGGGCTGCTCGCGATCCACTCGCTGTCGAAGAGTTCGTCGCTGGCCGGTTACCGGGCCGGTTTCGTCGCCGGGGACGCCGAGCTGGTCGCCGAGCTGCTGGCCGTGCGCAAACACGCCGGGATGATCGTGCCGACACCGGTGCAGGCGGCCATGGTCGCCGCCCTGGACGACGACGCCCACGAGAAGCTACAGCGGCAGCGCTACGAAGCCCGGCGGGCGGCCCTGCTGCCGGCCCTGCGCTCGGCGGGATTCACCGTCGAGCATTCGGAGGCCGGCCTGTACCTGTGGGCCACCCGCGGCGAATCGTGCCAGGACACCGTCGCCTGGCTGGCCACGCGGGGAGTGCTGGTGGCGCCGGGTCATTTCTACGGCCCGCGCGGCGCGCAGCACGTCCGGGTGGCGCTCACCGCGACCGACGAGCGCGTCGCCGCGGCGGTCCAGCGACTGAGTTAGTCCGTCCTCCCGCGGCCCGGGCGAAGCGACCGGCAGAATACGTCGGAGTCGTTGTCCCTGTTTTCCTGGTTTTCCGAGTTGATGCCGGGGTAAGGAATGTGTTCGTGACGAGTACGACGGGCAAAGCGCGCATCCCACTGTCGCTCGGCGACATCGCCAAGCGCGTGTTTCTGGGCAAGCCGCTGATCACCGAGGAACTGTCGTCCGAAAAGCTGTCCAACGGGGTTGCCCTGGGCGCGCTTTCACCGGACGCGATCTCCTCGACGGCTTACGGCACCGAACAGATCCTCATCGAGCTGCTGCCGCACGCCGGGCTGGCCGCGTTCGCGTTGTTGCTGCCCATCACCGGCGTCATCCTGTTGATCCTGGTCTTGGTGGCCGCGTCCTATCGGCAGGTCGTGATGGCCTACACCCGCGCCGGCGGCTCCTACATCGTCGCGCGCGACAACTTTGGGCCGAGGGTGGCGCAGGTCGCCGCCGCGGCGCTGTTGATCGACTACGTGGTTACCGTCGCCGTGCAGTCGGCGGCCGCGACGGTCGCGGTGGTGTCCGCCCTCCCCGTACTCGGTCCGCACAGCCTGCAGATCACGGTCGCCGCGGTTCTGCTCATCTGTTACGCCAACCTGCGCGGCCTCAAGGAAGCGGGGTGGCAGTTCGCGTTCGCCACCTACTTTTTCGTCATCATGGTCGGCGCGATGATCGTCGTCGGCGTCGCGCGGATGACGATGGGTGACCTCCCCGTCTACGACCCGTCGCACCTGCCCGGCACCGTCCCCGTTCATCAAGGCAACGGCCTGGTGATGGGGGCGACGATCCTGGTGCTGTTGCGCGCCTTCGCCAACGGGGGTTCGTCGCTGACCGGGGTCGAGGCGATCTCCAATACGGTCGACTACTTCCGGAAGCCGCAGGGGCAAAACGCGCGTCGGGTGTTGACCATCATGGCTTGCATCCTCGGGTTCTTGCTGGCCGGCGTGGCGTATCTGGCGCACGTCACTCATGCCACGCCGTATGTCAGCGAATACCCGTCGGTGCTGTCGCAGATAACGCGCGCGGTATTCGGCGGCGGGACGGTCGGCAACGTCATCTACTTCCTCGTGCAGGCGTCCACCGCCGCAATTCTGTTCACCGGCGCCAACACCAGCTTCAACGGGTTCCCGGCGCTGGCCAGTTTCGTCGCCGAAGACCGCTTCCTGCCCAGGCAGCTGACAAAGCGCGGGCACCGGCTGGTGTTCTCCAACGGCATCATGACCCTGGCCGCGCTGTCGGTGGTGCTGCTGCTGGTCACGGGGGGCTCGGTGAACGCCCTGGTCCCCTTCTACGCGATCGGCGTGTTCACCGGCTTTTCGATGGCCGGCTACGGGATGACGAAATACCATCTGAGACAACGGGAGTCGGGATGGCGCCGCCGACTGGTGATCAACCTGACGGCGGGAATCCTGTCCACGGTCGTCGTCGGCATCTTCGCGGTGGCCAAGTTCACCGAGGGCGCGTGGCTGGTGGTCGTCGTCTTCCCGCTGCTGGTGTGGGGGCTCATCCGGCTCAACAACGAATACCGGGCCGAGGCCAACATCCTCGAAATGTTCCGCACCGACAGACCGGAGCTGACCAAATACGCCCGGCACAAGGTCTACGTGTTCGTCAACTCCGTCGACCTGGCCTCGCTCGAAGCGTTGCGGTATGGCAAGGGACTACGCTCCGACGAGCTGGTCGCCGTGCACATCATGATCGACGCCGCCCATGCCGCGGCGCTGCGAAAGCGCTGGGACTACTTCGATCTCGACACTCCGCTTCGGGTGGTGGATTGTCCGGACCGGCGGATCAACCGCACCGCCCAGCTGGTCGTGGCAAAAGCGCGTGACGAACACCCGCGCACCAACGTCACCGTGCTGCTGCCGCGTCGGACCTACGCGCCGTTCCTCGGGAGGTTGCTGCACGACCGCACCGCGGACAAGATCGCCCGGGCCGTCAGCCTCATCCCGGACGCCGCCGCGACGATCGTGCCCTACGACGTGGAGTCGCGGATCAAAGAGGCCTACCCGGCCACCGTCGAGCAGCGCATCGCCCATCGGCTCGACAGGATCCGGGCATGGGTCTCCCGGGGCGAAGACGACAACGTCGACGCCTACGAACATCCCGAACGGCCATCGGTGATCACCGTGGCCGCCCTGATCCCCGGGCAGCGTGGCACCGTGGAAGGCCGCGTCAGCGAGGTGCAGGACGTGACCGAACGCGGGCGCACGGTGCGGCAGGTGATCGTCGGCGACAGCAGCGGGGAACTGACCGTGGTGTTCCGCCCGGGCGCCGGGGGTGCCGACATCCAGCCGGGTCAGCTGGTGCGGATTACGGGCAAGGCCCGCCAGAGCGGCAACCGGGGCGTGTCGATGACCGACCCCACATACCAGGTGATCGAGGACCCCGCCGGCGACGACTCGGCGAGCGACGACGACTCGGCCGGGCCGGAGGGCTCCGGCAAGGGCTGATCGTCGGTATCGGCCCGCATTGCCGCGCTATGTCGACAATCGTGAGGTCTGTCCCCACGACGGGGTGCGGCGCTCACCCGCCGTAGGGTGGGCGCGGCATCTGGAAGCGACGACGCCCGTTGCGTAACACGAAGCTGCCCGTCGGCTCGGCATTGCCTTTGGGTATTCCGCCCAACGTGTTGGGCCCCGCGTGCGCGCCGGCGGCCGCCGGCGCGGCATGAACGCCGCTGTCCGCCAACGGCGTTGACGAGCCGGCAGCGGCCACGGGATTGGCGGTCACCCAGCTCTGCGGCACCGACAATCTCCCCACCGGTGCGGCGTTGCCCACGCTGACCAGCACGGGCCCGCGAACCGCCCCCGGACCCACGGCGTCGGCCTGGGCCGCCGCGGCCTTCGCAGCAGCCTTGGCCGCTTGCGCGCCCGCCAGGTTCAGACCCGTTCCCATGCTGCCCGCAGACGTGGTCGTACGGCTGAATTGGGCTGGGAGGTTGGCCACCGACGCGTTGTTGCCGAGCACGGTGTTGAAGTCTTTGAAGGCGGTGAGCACCGGCGCGGGAATCAGTGACTCGAGTTGCTGCAACGGCGTCGACGAGCTCGACGAGCCGGTGCTGAGGGCCTGCAGTTGTTGCGGGAGGGCCGACATGAGCTCCGCGACGGCGGCCTGGGTCTGTCCGGCCGGAGTGGCCGTAGCCTCGGTGACGGCGGCGGCTTGGTCGGATTGTCCTGTGGCGTTAGCGATTGTGCTTGGCCGGCTGAACTGCGTGAGCACCGTCGCCACCGACGATGACGCGGCGTAGTCATACATCGCCACCGCGTCCTGGGCCCACATCTGTGCGTATTGGGCTTCGGTGGCCGCGATCGCCGGCGTGTTCTGCCCGAAGAAGTTGGTCGCGACCAACACGGCCAACTGTATGCGGTTGGCGGCAATCACCGGCGGCGGGACCGTTGCGGCGAAGGCGGTTTCGAAGGCGGCCGCCGCCGCGCGGGCCTGGCTCGCGGTCTGCTCGGCCTGGGTGGCCGTCGTCGTCACCCAGGCCACGTACGGTGCCACCGCGCCCGCCATGGCGAACGACGCACCGCCGGACCATAGGCCCTGCAACTCGATGAGCGTTGACGAGTAGCCCGCGGAGTACGACTCGAGTTGCGCCGCAAGAGCATCCCACGCAGATGCGGCCGCCATCAACGGTCCCGAACCGGGACCCATATACATCCTGGCCGAGTTGATCTCGGGCGGCAGCGCACCGAAATCAAACATCGACAATCCTTTCTCGACCGACCGTCATCGTCGCCGCGGACAGTGAGGGCGGCGGGGCGTGGGCTGTAGTGCGTGGCCGGCGGCTATCCGCCGAGGGAGGGGCGGGGCATGGTGAACTTGCGGGGACCCACGCGCAGCGCGTTGTTGACCGACGAGCCGGTCAGCAAGCCCGATTTTCCGCCCGCCCCGGCTGCCGGGATGCCGTTCCACACGTTGCTTACCGGGACCTCTTCCCACGACGGGCCCCCGCCGATGTCGGCGTCCGACAGCCACGGCGTGTCAGCCGAAATCGGGGAGACCGCAGCGGGATTCGCCGCCGCCCAGCTCGGTGGGACGGAAACCTTTCCGATGTTCGTGGCGCTTCCCAGGCTGGCGAGCACGGGAGCGTGCCCGGCGCCCGAACTTGCGGCGCCGGCCACCTTTGCGGCACCCCCCGCGGCCTTGGCCGCTCCGCTCGCCGACTGCAGGCCGGAGCGGAAAGCTCCGGTGATGAAGCTTCCCATCGACGTGCTCGTCCGGCTGAAGTTGGAGGCCAAGCTCGCGGGGCTGCTGAAGGTGTTGAAGTCACTGAACGCAGTGAGCAACGGCGCCGGGATCAGCGCCTCGAGCTGCGACAGCGGACTCGAAGCCGCTGATGTCGACGAAGCTGCCGACGTGGCCCCGGTGGTGGCGAGCGACTGAAGCTGTTGGGGCACAGCCGACATCAACTGCGAGAGGGCTGTCTGGGTGTTGCCGGCAGCGCTCGAGGCGGTCGTCTGGGCCACCGCGGCGGCCTGAGTGGGTTGGGCGGCGCCGTTCGTGGTCTGCGGCGGCGCCGTGAACTGCCTCAATGCGCTCGCCGCCGACGACGACGCCGCATAGCCGTACATGGCGCCGGCGTCCTGAGCCCACATCTGTTCGTATTGCGCCTCGAGGGCAGCGATAGTGCCGGTGTTCTGCCCGAACACGTTGGTCGCCGCGAGCGCGGCGGACTCGGTGCGGTTGGCCGTGACCAGCGCCGGGGGCACCGTCGCGGCGAAAGCCGTCTCGTAGGCGGCCGCCGCGGCCCGCGCCTGGCCGGCGGCCTGTTCGGCCTGCGCGCCGGCGTTCGCCATCCACGCGACGTAGGGTGTGGCCGCGGCGGCCATCGCGACGGAGGCGCCGCCGGACCAGCCCTCACCCAGCAACTGCGTGATCACCGAGGAGTAGCCGCGGGAGACGGACTCCAGCCCGCTGGCAAGCACGTCCCAGGCCGCGGCCGCCGCCATCATCGGTCCCGAGCCGGGGCCCGAATACATCCTGGCCGAGTTGATCTCCGGTGGCAGGGCCCCGTAGTCCAGCATCCACATTCCCCCTTCGTCGCCCGGCTGTTGCGAAGGCCGCGCGGCGAGCCCGTCGGGGTGGATCGCTTCGCCGCACCGCCGGCGCCTTTCGTACCGTTGGCTTGCCGTGCCCTACGGCGTGTCAACCGAACATCGGGATCGAAGGCTCCAACGAGACGAAACCGCCACCGGCATCCTCCGCGTTGTAATCGGCCGCGCAATTGCCAACGCAATTGCCAAGCCGAGTACCGAGCACTTTCCCCGGGGCCGTCGGCGGTCGACGATGACGCGCATTTGCGGCGGGCCCCGCCGCCATTGTGCGTTGCCGAATACGACGCGGGCCGCCTTCAACAACGCAGTTGTCTGATCGGTATTCAAACCGAATCGTACTGACCGAACAACGTAAAACGGTTCATGTACAGGATATTTCCAGCTAACCTCACCGGTATCTTCAGTTAGGTGTGCGTTTTGCGCCGATGCACCGGCGATGGCCAGCTCCCCGGGGTGAATCACACGGCAGCCTTTCAGGAAGCGGCACGTCGAGGACGTCGTATCTCCCCACCGCAGGGGCTGTTCCGCCGGCCGGCCCGCCGGATCCACGCGCGCGACTGACGAGCGCACAGCGGTGGCCGAGGGTGGACGATGTGGCGTGCAAACGGCGCCGGGTGCGGCAGCTGACCATTCTTCGGCTCGGATTTGCTACCGCATTATGTTCTTGCTGGATATTAATGCGGCTATTGCGGTTTCGCTGGTTGCGGCTCGCACGCCCGGCCCGCGTCCCGCTGATCACAGATGCCTGGACAGATCGGTGATATCAGCTGGAAATACGCTGTATGTCGCGCATGCCGCGTTGTCGAGCGAGCGTAGTTCGGTTTGACTGGAAGGTGGTTAGCCGAGTCGCGCCGCGCGGTGGGCGCAATGGCGGCGGGTGGTTGCGCGGGTCGGTACCCGGCGCACGCACCGGGACGCGTCCGACATCGCCGATGACCGGTTGCGGTCCGGGATTGGTCGTACTGCCGGTGCCGACGAGGCCACGGGGCCGAATGGCCACCAGGACAAGGCAACCGGTCGGATCTTGTGAAACTACGGAAGGTGATTGACGGATGGCGCGTACGCGACGCATCGCGGACTGGGATCCAGAAGACGCGACGGCGTGGGACGTCGGCAACAGTCTCATCGCCCGTCGCAACCTGATCTGGTCGATCGCCACCGCTCACGTCGCCTTCTCGATCTGGTACCTCTGGTCGGTGATGGTGCTGTTCATGCCCGCGTCGGTCTACGGCTTCTCCACCGGCGACAAATTGCTGATCGGCGCGACCGCGTCATTGGTCGGCGCGGTCGCGCGCATCCCCTATGCGATGGCGGGAGCCAGATTTGGCGGCCGCAACTGGGCGGTGTTCTCGTCGGCGGTGCTGCTGATCCCGACCGCTGCGACGATAGTGCTGCTGGCCCATCCTGGCCTTCCGCTGTGGCCCTATCTGCTGTGTGCGGCACTGACCGGGCTGGGTGGGGCGAACTAT
Proteins encoded in this region:
- a CDS encoding APC family permease, which translates into the protein MTSTTGKARIPLSLGDIAKRVFLGKPLITEELSSEKLSNGVALGALSPDAISSTAYGTEQILIELLPHAGLAAFALLLPITGVILLILVLVAASYRQVVMAYTRAGGSYIVARDNFGPRVAQVAAAALLIDYVVTVAVQSAAATVAVVSALPVLGPHSLQITVAAVLLICYANLRGLKEAGWQFAFATYFFVIMVGAMIVVGVARMTMGDLPVYDPSHLPGTVPVHQGNGLVMGATILVLLRAFANGGSSLTGVEAISNTVDYFRKPQGQNARRVLTIMACILGFLLAGVAYLAHVTHATPYVSEYPSVLSQITRAVFGGGTVGNVIYFLVQASTAAILFTGANTSFNGFPALASFVAEDRFLPRQLTKRGHRLVFSNGIMTLAALSVVLLLVTGGSVNALVPFYAIGVFTGFSMAGYGMTKYHLRQRESGWRRRLVINLTAGILSTVVVGIFAVAKFTEGAWLVVVVFPLLVWGLIRLNNEYRAEANILEMFRTDRPELTKYARHKVYVFVNSVDLASLEALRYGKGLRSDELVAVHIMIDAAHAAALRKRWDYFDLDTPLRVVDCPDRRINRTAQLVVAKARDEHPRTNVTVLLPRRTYAPFLGRLLHDRTADKIARAVSLIPDAAATIVPYDVESRIKEAYPATVEQRIAHRLDRIRAWVSRGEDDNVDAYEHPERPSVITVAALIPGQRGTVEGRVSEVQDVTERGRTVRQVIVGDSSGELTVVFRPGAGGADIQPGQLVRITGKARQSGNRGVSMTDPTYQVIEDPAGDDSASDDDSAGPEGSGKG
- the dapC gene encoding succinyldiaminopimelate transaminase; protein product: MLRRRPAGAARVSASLPEFPWDTLAEAKTLAAAHRDGIVDLSVGTPVDPVAPLIQQALASAGSESGYPATAGTPRLRESAVASLQRRFGITGLGQAAVLPVIGSKELIAWLPTLLGLGSADVVVVPELAYPTYDVGARLAGARVLRADSLTQLGPQAPALLYLNSPSNPTGRVLGVDHLRKVVRWARDRGCVVASDECYLGLGWEAQPLSVLHPSVCDGDHTGLLAIHSLSKSSSLAGYRAGFVAGDAELVAELLAVRKHAGMIVPTPVQAAMVAALDDDAHEKLQRQRYEARRAALLPALRSAGFTVEHSEAGLYLWATRGESCQDTVAWLATRGVLVAPGHFYGPRGAQHVRVALTATDERVAAAVQRLS
- a CDS encoding PPE family protein; translation: MFDFGALPPEINSARMYMGPGSGPLMAAASAWDALAAQLESYSAGYSSTLIELQGLWSGGASFAMAGAVAPYVAWVTTTATQAEQTASQARAAAAAFETAFAATVPPPVIAANRIQLAVLVATNFFGQNTPAIAATEAQYAQMWAQDAVAMYDYAASSSVATVLTQFSRPSTIANATGQSDQAAAVTEATATPAGQTQAAVAELMSALPQQLQALSTGSSSSSTPLQQLESLIPAPVLTAFKDFNTVLGNNASVANLPAQFSRTTTSAGSMGTGLNLAGAQAAKAAAKAAAAQADAVGPGAVRGPVLVSVGNAAPVGRLSVPQSWVTANPVAAAGSSTPLADSGVHAAPAAAGAHAGPNTLGGIPKGNAEPTGSFVLRNGRRRFQMPRPPYGG
- the fdxA gene encoding ferredoxin is translated as MTYTIAEPCVDIKDKACIEECPVDCIYEGARMMYIHPDECVDCGACEPVCPVEAIYYEDDVPDQWSQYTQINADFFAELGSPGGAAKVGLTENDPQVVKDLPPQGEGD
- a CDS encoding PPE family protein, with the protein product MLDYGALPPEINSARMYSGPGSGPMMAAAAAWDVLASGLESVSRGYSSVITQLLGEGWSGGASVAMAAAATPYVAWMANAGAQAEQAAGQARAAAAAYETAFAATVPPALVTANRTESAALAATNVFGQNTGTIAALEAQYEQMWAQDAGAMYGYAASSSAASALRQFTAPPQTTNGAAQPTQAAAVAQTTASSAAGNTQTALSQLMSAVPQQLQSLATTGATSAASSTSAASSPLSQLEALIPAPLLTAFSDFNTFSSPASLASNFSRTSTSMGSFITGAFRSGLQSASGAAKAAGGAAKVAGAASSGAGHAPVLASLGSATNIGKVSVPPSWAAANPAAVSPISADTPWLSDADIGGGPSWEEVPVSNVWNGIPAAGAGGKSGLLTGSSVNNALRVGPRKFTMPRPSLGG